One genomic segment of Cygnus olor isolate bCygOlo1 chromosome 20, bCygOlo1.pri.v2, whole genome shotgun sequence includes these proteins:
- the SEPTIN4 gene encoding septin-4 isoform X2, which yields MAPNPLLPPDSDTTRDPSAAVPQPGSASTPTPRVPESPRSLSPCTVMELRSGMCLVQPVTSGHLLVALQSPLGVRRVGRQARASGRPQPGSGQGQSGGHSVTPLTSNLSQAEPPAGGCPPHDTQGALARPQCRRSRAVLLREQMTQTEPSTEVLPPPRVDVKTRLPTPPAPQRAPPAAHPTSSSPSPPPAPCSPAAITNTKLSRRATQQPRDKSSYRCVLHQASPEPGTTPGSSTLEPPPAQPGTGASAPRESRGVRRVEGRAEEQEEYRCALHRTAKRLRRVVEAEVAQGGYWPTTPSRPSPPMRDKGTQTKPVPVLPHPTEHSPEDTHAPGRDYQGPAVPLPPVLSRDVPTARALPKPGPDSAWWPLVHPEQQVAPRPVFPPMRLNATQIGFSELGAITEVTAGRGGSSEDVAELAPCGRAPATAIPQEVMSKSFPSGCDADDGDMAGRELEASGLRTFFMDLADKRHADLLWSLKDAEIKRFLKEDSEEAELTQFLRDCPPTGSPCKVEPPEGRREPGHPLCGRVPTEEPADDRDTRPFSRPRPLDAQQLITAPPPPSPSRPRSPWGQLDPYDSSEDDKEYVGFATLPNQVHRKSVKKGFDFTLMVAGESGLGKSTLVNSLFLTDMYRDRKLLNAEERITQTVEITKHVVDIEEKGVKLRLTIVDTPGFGDAVNNTECWKPVADYIDQQFEQYFRDESGLNRKNIQDNRVHCCIYFISPFGHGLRPLDVEFMRALHQRVNIVPVLAKADTLTPSEVERMKNKIREEIDHYGIRIYQFPECDSDEDEEFKLQDQALKESIPFAVIGSNTVVEAKGRRVRGRLYPWGIVEVENPSHCDFVKLRTMLVRTHMQDLKDVTRETHYENYRTQCIQSMTRMVVKERNRKRQPSTLRLCCADCSAD from the exons ATGGCCCCGAACCCCCTGCTGCCGCCAGACAGTGACACCACGCGGGACCCCTCGGCTGCTgtcccccagcctggcagcGCCTCCACCCCAACCCCACGGGTCCCCGAGTCCCCCCGCAGCCTCTCGCCCTGCACGGTGATGGAGCTGCGGAGCGGGATGTGCCTGGTGCAGCCGGTGACATCGGGTCACTTGCTGGTGGCCCTGCAGAGTCCCCTCGGTGTCCGGCGGGTGGGAAGACAAGCGAGAGCCAGCGGCCGGCCGCAGCCTGGATCAGGGCAGGGACAAAGCGGTGGCCACTCGGTCACCCCCCTGACAAGCAACTTGTCCCAGGCAGAGCCaccagctgggggctgccccccgcATGACACCCAGGGGGCCCTGGCACGGCCCCAGTGCCGCCGCAGCAGGGCTGTCCTCCTTAGGGAGCAGATGACCCAGACCGAGCCCAGCACGGAGGTTTTGCCACCCCCGCGGGTCGATGTGAAGACCCGGCTGcccacacccccagccccgcagcgagccccccctgctgcccaccccaccagcagctccccatccccaccaccgGCACCATGCAGCCCCGCAGCCATCACTAACACCAAGCTGTCCCGCAGGGCCACGCAACAACCCAGGGACAAATCCAGCTACCGGTGCGTGCTGCACCAGGCCTCCCCCGAGCCTGGCACCACGCCGGGCTCCTCGACCCTGGAGCCCCcgccagcccagcctggcacGGGGGCCTCAGCCCCACGGGAGAGCAGGGGGGTGCGGAGGGTGGAGGGCCGTGCCGAGGAGCAGGAGGAATACCGCTGTGCCCTGCACCGCACGGCCAAGCGGCTGCGGCGAGTGGTGGAGGCAGAGGTGGCCCAAGGGGGCTACTGGCCCACGACACCTTCCCGGCCGTCACCTCCCATGAGGGACAAGGGCACCCAGACCAAACCCGTGCCCGTGCTCCCACACCCCACTGAGCACTCCCCTGAGGACACCCATGCCCCTGGTAGGGACTACCAGGGCCCAgctgtccccctgcccccagtGCTCTCCAGGGATGTCCCCACTGCCAGGGCGCTGCCCAAGCCTGGCCCCGACTCGGCTTGGTGGCCCCTGGtgcacccagagcagcaggtgGCCCCGCGTCCCGTGTTCCCACCGATGAGGCTGAATGCCACCCAGATTGGCTTTTCGGAGCTGGGTGCCATCACCGAGGTCACGGCGGGCAGAGGTGGCTCCAGCGAGGACGTGGCCGAGCTGGCACCATGCGGCAGAGCCCCTGCCACCGCCATCCCACAGGAGGTGATGTCCAAGAGCTTCCCCTCTGGCTGTGACGCTGACGATGGGGACatggcaggcagggagctggaggccTCTGGACTTAGGACTTTCTTCATGG ATCTGGCGGACAAGAGGCACGCTGACCTCCTCTGGTCCCTGAAAG ATGCAGAG atCAAGCGCTTCCTGAAGGAGGACTCGGAGGAGGCTGAGCTCACCCAGTTCCTCCGGGACTGTCCCCCCACTGGCAGCCCCTGCAAAGTGGAGCCCCCCGAGGGCAGGCGGGAGCCCGGCCACCCCCTCTGTGGCAGGGTCCCCACCGAGGAGCCTGCCGATGACAGGGACACCCGGCCCTTCTCTCGCCCTCGGCCCCTGGATGCCCAGCAGCTCATCacggcccccccgccgcccagCCCCTCCCGGCCGCGCAGCCCCTGGGGGCAGCTGGACCCCTACGACTCCTCCGAG gatGACAAGGAGTACGTGGGGTTTGCCACGCTCCCCAACCAGGTCCATCGCAAGTCGGTGAAGAAGGGCTTTGACTTCACGCTCATGGTGGCAG GGGAGTCTGGGCTGGGGAAATCCACCCTCGTCAACAGCCTCTTCCTGACGGACATGTACAGGGACCGCAAGCTCCTGAATGCCGAAG AGCGCATCACGCAGACGGTGGAGATCACCAAGCACGTGGTGGACATTGAGGAGAAGGGCGTCAAGCTGCGCCTGACCATCGTGGACACGCCGGGCTTCGGGGACGCCGTCAACAACACCGAGTG CTGGAAGCCTGTGGCTGACTACATCGACCAGCAGTTTGAGCAGTATTTCCGCGATGAGAGTGGCCTGAACCGGAAAAACATCCAGGACAACCGTGTCCACTGCTGCATCTACTTCATCTCGCCCTTCGGCCACGG CCTCCGGCCCCTGGATGTGGAGTTCATGCGAGCCCTGCACCAGCGGGTGAACATCGTGCCTGTTCTGGCCAAGGCGGACACCCTGACACCCTCTGAGGTGGAGCGCATGAAGAACAAG ATCCGCGAGGAGATCGACCACTACGGGATCCGCATCTACCAGTTCCCCGAGTGCGACTCGGACGAGGATGAGGAGTTCAAGCTGCAGGACCAGGCGCTGAAG GAGAGCATCCCCTTCGCTGTCATCGGCAGCAACACGGTCGTGGAGGCCAAGGGCCGGCGCGTCCGTGGGCGCCTCTACCCCTGGGGCATCGTGGAAG TGGAGAACCCGTCCCACTGCGACTTCGTGAAGCTGCGCACCATGCTGGTGAGGACACACATGCAGGACCTGAAGGACGTGACGCGGGAGACCCACTACGAGAACTACCGCACACAGTGCATCCAGAGCATGACCCGCATGGTGGTGAAGGAGAGGAACCGCAA GAGGCAGCCCTCCACGCTGCGGCTGTGCTGTGCCGACTGCTCTGCAGACTGA
- the SEPTIN4 gene encoding septin-4 isoform X1 — protein MAPNPLLPPDSDTTRDPSAAVPQPGSASTPTPRVPESPRSLSPCTVMELRSGMCLVQPVTSGHLLVALQSPLGVRRVGRQARASGRPQPGSGQGQSGGHSVTPLTSNLSQAEPPAGGCPPHDTQGALARPQCRRSRAVLLREQMTQTEPSTEVLPPPRVDVKTRLPTPPAPQRAPPAAHPTSSSPSPPPAPCSPAAITNTKLSRRATQQPRDKSSYRCVLHQASPEPGTTPGSSTLEPPPAQPGTGASAPRESRGVRRVEGRAEEQEEYRCALHRTAKRLRRVVEAEVAQGGYWPTTPSRPSPPMRDKGTQTKPVPVLPHPTEHSPEDTHAPGRDYQGPAVPLPPVLSRDVPTARALPKPGPDSAWWPLVHPEQQVAPRPVFPPMRLNATQIGFSELGAITEVTAGRGGSSEDVAELAPCGRAPATAIPQEVMSKSFPSGCDADDGDMAGRELEASGLRTFFMDLADKRHADLLWSLKDAEIKRFLKEDSEEAELTQFLRDCPPTGSPCKVEPPEGRREPGHPLCGRVPTEEPADDRDTRPFSRPRPLDAQQLITAPPPPSPSRPRSPWGQLDPYDSSEDDKEYVGFATLPNQVHRKSVKKGFDFTLMVAGESGLGKSTLVNSLFLTDMYRDRKLLNAEERITQTVEITKHVVDIEEKGVKLRLTIVDTPGFGDAVNNTECWKPVADYIDQQFEQYFRDESGLNRKNIQDNRVHCCIYFISPFGHGLRPLDVEFMRALHQRVNIVPVLAKADTLTPSEVERMKNKIREEIDHYGIRIYQFPECDSDEDEEFKLQDQALKESIPFAVIGSNTVVEAKGRRVRGRLYPWGIVEVENPSHCDFVKLRTMLVRTHMQDLKDVTRETHYENYRTQCIQSMTRMVVKERNRNKLTRESGTDFPIPVIPPVPDSETEKLIREKDEELRRMQEMLQKIQKQMKDSH, from the exons ATGGCCCCGAACCCCCTGCTGCCGCCAGACAGTGACACCACGCGGGACCCCTCGGCTGCTgtcccccagcctggcagcGCCTCCACCCCAACCCCACGGGTCCCCGAGTCCCCCCGCAGCCTCTCGCCCTGCACGGTGATGGAGCTGCGGAGCGGGATGTGCCTGGTGCAGCCGGTGACATCGGGTCACTTGCTGGTGGCCCTGCAGAGTCCCCTCGGTGTCCGGCGGGTGGGAAGACAAGCGAGAGCCAGCGGCCGGCCGCAGCCTGGATCAGGGCAGGGACAAAGCGGTGGCCACTCGGTCACCCCCCTGACAAGCAACTTGTCCCAGGCAGAGCCaccagctgggggctgccccccgcATGACACCCAGGGGGCCCTGGCACGGCCCCAGTGCCGCCGCAGCAGGGCTGTCCTCCTTAGGGAGCAGATGACCCAGACCGAGCCCAGCACGGAGGTTTTGCCACCCCCGCGGGTCGATGTGAAGACCCGGCTGcccacacccccagccccgcagcgagccccccctgctgcccaccccaccagcagctccccatccccaccaccgGCACCATGCAGCCCCGCAGCCATCACTAACACCAAGCTGTCCCGCAGGGCCACGCAACAACCCAGGGACAAATCCAGCTACCGGTGCGTGCTGCACCAGGCCTCCCCCGAGCCTGGCACCACGCCGGGCTCCTCGACCCTGGAGCCCCcgccagcccagcctggcacGGGGGCCTCAGCCCCACGGGAGAGCAGGGGGGTGCGGAGGGTGGAGGGCCGTGCCGAGGAGCAGGAGGAATACCGCTGTGCCCTGCACCGCACGGCCAAGCGGCTGCGGCGAGTGGTGGAGGCAGAGGTGGCCCAAGGGGGCTACTGGCCCACGACACCTTCCCGGCCGTCACCTCCCATGAGGGACAAGGGCACCCAGACCAAACCCGTGCCCGTGCTCCCACACCCCACTGAGCACTCCCCTGAGGACACCCATGCCCCTGGTAGGGACTACCAGGGCCCAgctgtccccctgcccccagtGCTCTCCAGGGATGTCCCCACTGCCAGGGCGCTGCCCAAGCCTGGCCCCGACTCGGCTTGGTGGCCCCTGGtgcacccagagcagcaggtgGCCCCGCGTCCCGTGTTCCCACCGATGAGGCTGAATGCCACCCAGATTGGCTTTTCGGAGCTGGGTGCCATCACCGAGGTCACGGCGGGCAGAGGTGGCTCCAGCGAGGACGTGGCCGAGCTGGCACCATGCGGCAGAGCCCCTGCCACCGCCATCCCACAGGAGGTGATGTCCAAGAGCTTCCCCTCTGGCTGTGACGCTGACGATGGGGACatggcaggcagggagctggaggccTCTGGACTTAGGACTTTCTTCATGG ATCTGGCGGACAAGAGGCACGCTGACCTCCTCTGGTCCCTGAAAG ATGCAGAG atCAAGCGCTTCCTGAAGGAGGACTCGGAGGAGGCTGAGCTCACCCAGTTCCTCCGGGACTGTCCCCCCACTGGCAGCCCCTGCAAAGTGGAGCCCCCCGAGGGCAGGCGGGAGCCCGGCCACCCCCTCTGTGGCAGGGTCCCCACCGAGGAGCCTGCCGATGACAGGGACACCCGGCCCTTCTCTCGCCCTCGGCCCCTGGATGCCCAGCAGCTCATCacggcccccccgccgcccagCCCCTCCCGGCCGCGCAGCCCCTGGGGGCAGCTGGACCCCTACGACTCCTCCGAG gatGACAAGGAGTACGTGGGGTTTGCCACGCTCCCCAACCAGGTCCATCGCAAGTCGGTGAAGAAGGGCTTTGACTTCACGCTCATGGTGGCAG GGGAGTCTGGGCTGGGGAAATCCACCCTCGTCAACAGCCTCTTCCTGACGGACATGTACAGGGACCGCAAGCTCCTGAATGCCGAAG AGCGCATCACGCAGACGGTGGAGATCACCAAGCACGTGGTGGACATTGAGGAGAAGGGCGTCAAGCTGCGCCTGACCATCGTGGACACGCCGGGCTTCGGGGACGCCGTCAACAACACCGAGTG CTGGAAGCCTGTGGCTGACTACATCGACCAGCAGTTTGAGCAGTATTTCCGCGATGAGAGTGGCCTGAACCGGAAAAACATCCAGGACAACCGTGTCCACTGCTGCATCTACTTCATCTCGCCCTTCGGCCACGG CCTCCGGCCCCTGGATGTGGAGTTCATGCGAGCCCTGCACCAGCGGGTGAACATCGTGCCTGTTCTGGCCAAGGCGGACACCCTGACACCCTCTGAGGTGGAGCGCATGAAGAACAAG ATCCGCGAGGAGATCGACCACTACGGGATCCGCATCTACCAGTTCCCCGAGTGCGACTCGGACGAGGATGAGGAGTTCAAGCTGCAGGACCAGGCGCTGAAG GAGAGCATCCCCTTCGCTGTCATCGGCAGCAACACGGTCGTGGAGGCCAAGGGCCGGCGCGTCCGTGGGCGCCTCTACCCCTGGGGCATCGTGGAAG TGGAGAACCCGTCCCACTGCGACTTCGTGAAGCTGCGCACCATGCTGGTGAGGACACACATGCAGGACCTGAAGGACGTGACGCGGGAGACCCACTACGAGAACTACCGCACACAGTGCATCCAGAGCATGACCCGCATGGTGGTGAAGGAGAGGAACCGCAA CAAACTGACGCGGGAGAGTGGGACAGATTTCCCCATCCCTGTCATCCCCCCGGTGCCTGATTCGGAGACGGAGAAGCTCATCCGGGAGAAGGACGAGGAG ctgcGGCGcatgcaggagatgctgcagaaGATCCAGAAGCAGATGAAGGACTCCCACTAG
- the SEPTIN4 gene encoding septin-4 isoform X3 produces the protein MIKRFLKEDSEEAELTQFLRDCPPTGSPCKVEPPEGRREPGHPLCGRVPTEEPADDRDTRPFSRPRPLDAQQLITAPPPPSPSRPRSPWGQLDPYDSSEDDKEYVGFATLPNQVHRKSVKKGFDFTLMVAGESGLGKSTLVNSLFLTDMYRDRKLLNAEERITQTVEITKHVVDIEEKGVKLRLTIVDTPGFGDAVNNTECWKPVADYIDQQFEQYFRDESGLNRKNIQDNRVHCCIYFISPFGHGLRPLDVEFMRALHQRVNIVPVLAKADTLTPSEVERMKNKIREEIDHYGIRIYQFPECDSDEDEEFKLQDQALKESIPFAVIGSNTVVEAKGRRVRGRLYPWGIVEVENPSHCDFVKLRTMLVRTHMQDLKDVTRETHYENYRTQCIQSMTRMVVKERNRNKLTRESGTDFPIPVIPPVPDSETEKLIREKDEELRRMQEMLQKIQKQMKDSH, from the exons ATG atCAAGCGCTTCCTGAAGGAGGACTCGGAGGAGGCTGAGCTCACCCAGTTCCTCCGGGACTGTCCCCCCACTGGCAGCCCCTGCAAAGTGGAGCCCCCCGAGGGCAGGCGGGAGCCCGGCCACCCCCTCTGTGGCAGGGTCCCCACCGAGGAGCCTGCCGATGACAGGGACACCCGGCCCTTCTCTCGCCCTCGGCCCCTGGATGCCCAGCAGCTCATCacggcccccccgccgcccagCCCCTCCCGGCCGCGCAGCCCCTGGGGGCAGCTGGACCCCTACGACTCCTCCGAG gatGACAAGGAGTACGTGGGGTTTGCCACGCTCCCCAACCAGGTCCATCGCAAGTCGGTGAAGAAGGGCTTTGACTTCACGCTCATGGTGGCAG GGGAGTCTGGGCTGGGGAAATCCACCCTCGTCAACAGCCTCTTCCTGACGGACATGTACAGGGACCGCAAGCTCCTGAATGCCGAAG AGCGCATCACGCAGACGGTGGAGATCACCAAGCACGTGGTGGACATTGAGGAGAAGGGCGTCAAGCTGCGCCTGACCATCGTGGACACGCCGGGCTTCGGGGACGCCGTCAACAACACCGAGTG CTGGAAGCCTGTGGCTGACTACATCGACCAGCAGTTTGAGCAGTATTTCCGCGATGAGAGTGGCCTGAACCGGAAAAACATCCAGGACAACCGTGTCCACTGCTGCATCTACTTCATCTCGCCCTTCGGCCACGG CCTCCGGCCCCTGGATGTGGAGTTCATGCGAGCCCTGCACCAGCGGGTGAACATCGTGCCTGTTCTGGCCAAGGCGGACACCCTGACACCCTCTGAGGTGGAGCGCATGAAGAACAAG ATCCGCGAGGAGATCGACCACTACGGGATCCGCATCTACCAGTTCCCCGAGTGCGACTCGGACGAGGATGAGGAGTTCAAGCTGCAGGACCAGGCGCTGAAG GAGAGCATCCCCTTCGCTGTCATCGGCAGCAACACGGTCGTGGAGGCCAAGGGCCGGCGCGTCCGTGGGCGCCTCTACCCCTGGGGCATCGTGGAAG TGGAGAACCCGTCCCACTGCGACTTCGTGAAGCTGCGCACCATGCTGGTGAGGACACACATGCAGGACCTGAAGGACGTGACGCGGGAGACCCACTACGAGAACTACCGCACACAGTGCATCCAGAGCATGACCCGCATGGTGGTGAAGGAGAGGAACCGCAA CAAACTGACGCGGGAGAGTGGGACAGATTTCCCCATCCCTGTCATCCCCCCGGTGCCTGATTCGGAGACGGAGAAGCTCATCCGGGAGAAGGACGAGGAG ctgcGGCGcatgcaggagatgctgcagaaGATCCAGAAGCAGATGAAGGACTCCCACTAG
- the CCDC183 gene encoding coiled-coil domain-containing protein 183 isoform X2 — MHAEAQGRTAGTMQSRRADISQQTQELRNIIILQEQGRKSFTQSSEEKLSQNRDLLPQLRGMVQEDIHALGIAQKHDQLIISKACRAEKNLDIVLAGKTVEGAREKLQSSIFKRVNACNALLYEVRQRGRTQDELQQRLQQLLDVKIDDKRLQEQVQVIRQLENSIEKMLLKVHTGQKVTLLYLAVRDVLKKELAYLPLHLDLLHGMAGVYHGELEDMEVMALDALKANDITKEELAKLETEFLAERELRHCSLAAQKVQIDRLWLKDASEKHLRAQARYDLAVDFPSLLPQDSLLGTKLEATKSQIEHEARVTSEVEKAKAAVQCSCLWDITGRLLAQQKSTAELEQHIRACEEKKQVLKDMLRDLELKQAELKFRQSPSAIRRLEAELRTSLQQEEARLEQAQAQSLRNQELLLLFENGIDNLFIRLYGIDVPEQDVSIELKGVDEKLQYCEQKLQHLVQRVVSLPVHSYSPDEDNETFVKVRNFLEKTTAREPQNLKISLEDIGSVVQDPFDFADKDHGLVLTREDIKKQGLHLIESKMKSGKRK; from the exons ATGCACGCCGAAGCTCAAGGCCGGACTGCTGGCACCATGCAGAGCCGCAGGGCAGACATCAGCCAGCAGACCCAGGAGCTGCGCAACATCATCATCTTGCAAG AGCAAGGGAGGAAGTCTTTCACGCAGTCGTCTGAGGAAAAGCTCAGCCAGAACAGAGatctgctcccccagctgcGCGGGATGGTGCAGGAGGACATCCATGCCCTGGGCATTGCCCAGAAG catgaCCAGCTCATCATCTCCAAGGcttgcagagcagagaagaacTTGGACATTGTTTTGGCTGGCAAGACGGTGGAG GGTGCCCGGGAGAAGCTCCAGAGCAGCATCTTCAAGCGGGTGAACGCCTGCAACGCGTTGCTGTATGAGGTGAGGCAGCGCGGCCGGACCCAGGACGAGCTgcagcagcggctgcagcagctgctggatgTCAAAATCGATGACAAGCGGCTCCAGGAGCAGGTGCAG GTGATTCGCCAGCTGGAGAACAGCATTGAGAAGATGCTCCTGAAAGTCCACACCGGGCAGAAGGTGACCCTGCTGTACCTGGCAGTGCGGGATGTCCTCAAGAAG GAGCTGGCCTACCTGCCTCTGCATCTGGACCTCCTGCACGGGATGGCCGGGGTGTACCATGGGGAGCTGGAGGACATGGAGGTCATGGCTTTGGATGCCCTCAAAGCCAATGACATAACCAAG gaggagctggccaagtTGGAAACAGAGTTCCTCGCAGAGAGAGAGCTCAGGCACTGCTCCCTGGCTGCCCAAAAGGTGCAAATCGACCGACTTTGGCTCAAGGATGCAAGTGAAAAGCACTTGAGAGCG CAAGCCAGGTACGACCTGGCCGTGGacttcccctccctgctgccacagGACTCGCTGCTGG GCACCAAGCTGGAGGCCACCAAGTCCCAGATCGAGCACGAGGCCCGGGTGACGTCAGAGGTGGAGAAGGCCAAGGCTGCGGTGCAGTGCTCCTGCCTCTGG GACATCAcgggcaggctgctggcacagcagaagTCCACGGcggagctggagcagcacatCAGGGCGTGTGAGGAGAAGAAGCAGGTGCTGAAGGACATGCTGAGGGACTTGGAGCTgaagcaggcagagctgaagtTTCGCCAGTCCCCAAGTGCCATCAG gaggctggaggcagagctgaggacAAGCCTGCAACAGGAGGAGGCCCGGTTGGAGCAGGCACAAGCCCAGTCCctgaggaaccaggagctcCTGCTCCTGTTTGAAAATGGCATCGACAACCTCTTTATCCGCCTGTACGGCATCGATGTACCCGAGCAG GATGTCTCCATCGAGCTGAAGGGGGTGGATGAGAAGCTGCAGTACTGCgagcagaagctgcagcaccTGGTGCAGCGGGTGGTCTCCCTGCCTGTCCACAGCTACAGCCCTGACGAGGACAACGAG ACTTTTGTGAAGGTCAGgaattttctggagaaaacaaCCGCGAGAGAGCCGCAGAACCTGAAGATTTCCTTGGAGGACATAGGCTCTGTGGTCCAAG ATCCCTTTGATTTTGCTGACAAAGACCACGGCCTGGTTCTCACCCGGGAGGACATCAAGAAGCAAGGGCTGCACCTGATCGAAAGCAAGATGAAAAGTGGCAAGAGGAAGTAG
- the CCDC183 gene encoding coiled-coil domain-containing protein 183 isoform X1, giving the protein MHAEAQGRTAGTMQSRRADISQQTQELRNIIILQEQGRKSFTQSSEEKLSQNRDLLPQLRGMVQEDIHALGIAQKHDQLIISKACRAEKNLDIVLAGKTVEGAREKLQSSIFKRVNACNALLYEVRQRGRTQDELQQRLQQLLDVKIDDKRLQEQVQVIRQLENSIEKMLLKVHTGQKVTLLYLAVRDVLKKELAYLPLHLDLLHGMAGVYHGELEDMEVMALDALKANDITKEELAKLETEFLAERELRHCSLAAQKVQIDRLWLKDASEKHLRAQARYDLAVDFPSLLPQDSLLGTKLEATKSQIEHEARVTSEVEKAKAAVQCSCLWDITGRLLAQQKSTAELEQHIRACEEKKQVLKDMLRDLELKQAELKFRQSPSAISCRRLEAELRTSLQQEEARLEQAQAQSLRNQELLLLFENGIDNLFIRLYGIDVPEQDVSIELKGVDEKLQYCEQKLQHLVQRVVSLPVHSYSPDEDNETFVKVRNFLEKTTAREPQNLKISLEDIGSVVQDPFDFADKDHGLVLTREDIKKQGLHLIESKMKSGKRK; this is encoded by the exons ATGCACGCCGAAGCTCAAGGCCGGACTGCTGGCACCATGCAGAGCCGCAGGGCAGACATCAGCCAGCAGACCCAGGAGCTGCGCAACATCATCATCTTGCAAG AGCAAGGGAGGAAGTCTTTCACGCAGTCGTCTGAGGAAAAGCTCAGCCAGAACAGAGatctgctcccccagctgcGCGGGATGGTGCAGGAGGACATCCATGCCCTGGGCATTGCCCAGAAG catgaCCAGCTCATCATCTCCAAGGcttgcagagcagagaagaacTTGGACATTGTTTTGGCTGGCAAGACGGTGGAG GGTGCCCGGGAGAAGCTCCAGAGCAGCATCTTCAAGCGGGTGAACGCCTGCAACGCGTTGCTGTATGAGGTGAGGCAGCGCGGCCGGACCCAGGACGAGCTgcagcagcggctgcagcagctgctggatgTCAAAATCGATGACAAGCGGCTCCAGGAGCAGGTGCAG GTGATTCGCCAGCTGGAGAACAGCATTGAGAAGATGCTCCTGAAAGTCCACACCGGGCAGAAGGTGACCCTGCTGTACCTGGCAGTGCGGGATGTCCTCAAGAAG GAGCTGGCCTACCTGCCTCTGCATCTGGACCTCCTGCACGGGATGGCCGGGGTGTACCATGGGGAGCTGGAGGACATGGAGGTCATGGCTTTGGATGCCCTCAAAGCCAATGACATAACCAAG gaggagctggccaagtTGGAAACAGAGTTCCTCGCAGAGAGAGAGCTCAGGCACTGCTCCCTGGCTGCCCAAAAGGTGCAAATCGACCGACTTTGGCTCAAGGATGCAAGTGAAAAGCACTTGAGAGCG CAAGCCAGGTACGACCTGGCCGTGGacttcccctccctgctgccacagGACTCGCTGCTGG GCACCAAGCTGGAGGCCACCAAGTCCCAGATCGAGCACGAGGCCCGGGTGACGTCAGAGGTGGAGAAGGCCAAGGCTGCGGTGCAGTGCTCCTGCCTCTGG GACATCAcgggcaggctgctggcacagcagaagTCCACGGcggagctggagcagcacatCAGGGCGTGTGAGGAGAAGAAGCAGGTGCTGAAGGACATGCTGAGGGACTTGGAGCTgaagcaggcagagctgaagtTTCGCCAGTCCCCAAGTGCCATCAG ctgcaggaggctggaggcagagctgaggacAAGCCTGCAACAGGAGGAGGCCCGGTTGGAGCAGGCACAAGCCCAGTCCctgaggaaccaggagctcCTGCTCCTGTTTGAAAATGGCATCGACAACCTCTTTATCCGCCTGTACGGCATCGATGTACCCGAGCAG GATGTCTCCATCGAGCTGAAGGGGGTGGATGAGAAGCTGCAGTACTGCgagcagaagctgcagcaccTGGTGCAGCGGGTGGTCTCCCTGCCTGTCCACAGCTACAGCCCTGACGAGGACAACGAG ACTTTTGTGAAGGTCAGgaattttctggagaaaacaaCCGCGAGAGAGCCGCAGAACCTGAAGATTTCCTTGGAGGACATAGGCTCTGTGGTCCAAG ATCCCTTTGATTTTGCTGACAAAGACCACGGCCTGGTTCTCACCCGGGAGGACATCAAGAAGCAAGGGCTGCACCTGATCGAAAGCAAGATGAAAAGTGGCAAGAGGAAGTAG
- the SBDS gene encoding ribosome maturation protein SBDS, whose amino-acid sequence MSIFTPTNQIRLTNVAVVRARRGGKRFEIACYRNKVMGWRSGAEKDLDEVLQTHTVFVNVSKGQVARKEDLVRAFGTDDQTEICKMILSKGELQVSDKERQTQLEQMFRDIATIVADKCVNPETKRPYTVILIERAMKDIHYSVKPNKSTKQQALEVIRQLKETMQIERAHMRLRFILPAKEGKKLKEKLKPLIKIIENEDFHDQLEIVCLIDPGCFREIDELIRCETKGKGTLEVLSLKDVEEGDEKLE is encoded by the exons ATGTCCATCTTCACCCCCACCAACCAGATCCGCCTCACCAACGTGGCCGTGGTGCGGGCGCGGCGCGGTGGGAAGCGCTTCGAGATCGCCTGCTACCGCAACAAAGTCATGGGCTGGCGCAGCGGGGC GGAGAAGGACCTGGACGAGGTGCTGCAGACGCACACGGTGTTCGTCAACGTGTCCAAAGGGCAGGTGGCGAGGAAGGAGGATCTCGTGCGGGCCTTCGGGACGGATGACCAGACGGAAATCTGTAAGATG aTTTTATCAAAAGGGGAGTTGCAGGTGTCAGACAAAGAACGACAGACGCAGCTGGAGCAGATGTTTAGAGACATAGCTACTATTGTGGCTGACAAATGTGTGAATCCTGAGACAAAGAGGCCGTACACAGTAATCCTTATAGAGAGAGCCATGAAGGATATTCACTACTCCGTCAAACCAAACAAGAGCACAAAGCAACAG GCACTAGAAGTGATCAGACAATTAAAGGAGACCATGCAAATTGAACGTGCTCACATGAGGTTACGATTTATTCTTCCAgcaaaggaggggaagaaactCAAAGAGAAGCTCAAGCCACTGATTAAAATTATTGAGAATGAAGACTTTCACGATCAGTTAGAAATT gtgTGCCTTATTGACCCGGGCTGCTTCAGAGAGATTGATGAGCTGATCCGATGTGAGACAAAAGGGAAAGGAACACTGGAAGTGCTCAGTCTGAAGGATGTGGAGGAAGGAGATGAAAAGCTTGAATAA